The Jaculus jaculus isolate mJacJac1 chromosome 14, mJacJac1.mat.Y.cur, whole genome shotgun sequence nucleotide sequence GGTTAGCTCTCACTGCCTTCCCCTTACACAAACAAGCTGGGAATCCTGTTCCCGCCTCAAAGATGAATGAACTGAGTTCAGAAAAGGGAATGAAGGCATGTGTGGTGATCCATACCCatagtcaggaagctgaggcaggaggattgtatcTGTTTTAacagctggggctacagagtgaggagatagtggttaaaggcacttgcttgcaaagtctggcgaCTGAAGGtgtgattatttatttctttgacagagaaagagggagagagaataggcgttccagggcatccagccactgcaagtgaactccagacgtgtgtgcccccttgtgcatctggctaatgtgggtcctggggaatccaacctgggtcctttggctttgcaggcaaacaccttaaccactaagccatccctccagcccactttctctctctctctctttttttttttcgaggtagggtctcactcttgcccaggctgacctggaattcactatggagcctcagggtggcctcgaaatcatggtgatcctcctacctctgcctcccgaatgctgggattaaaggtgtgcaccaccatgcccagcttattcgGACTAGAGAgatgtggcttaatggttaaggctcttgcctgtgaaacctgaggtcccaggtttgattccccagggcccacataaaccagaggcacaaggtagcacatgtgtctggagtgtgtctgTAGGGGCTacaggtcttggcacacccattctttctcttcccataTAGAttgcatatgcacaaggtggtgcatacagtggcttaaggccctggcacgcccatccattctttatctgtctctatATCTggctctgcccctttctctgtctctcaaataaaaaaaaaaaaaattttaaaggaaaaaagagaaaggaaggaaggagggaaagaaagaaggaatgggaatGAACTTGCCCTAAGTCACAGCCAGTGGGAGCAGAGGTGCTGGGGACACTGAGAACAGGGTGAGGCAATGGGGGCAGGGGACTGGAGGGTAGTGGGCACTGTTACCAGGCTGGCACTGCACCTCCAGGCACCGAGAGAAATTCCATCTGGTGATCCTGGGCTTCAGAGCAGCCAGCTGCATGGAGGTGTCCTGCAGGAGGTGGGAGATGTTGGTCTGGACCAAGCGAAGACAtctggggaggggctgggggtagggagggaCAGGTCACCACCCCAATCACCCAAGAGTCTCCACCAGCCCAGGATCATGCCTTACTGGGAACACGGAGAGGAGTGGGGCCCAGTGAGGCCAGGGCCTCAAAGATCCTAATTCTGGACTCCCTGTTTGCTTAGCAACAgccttctctcccccactccccaccccctgcctccCACCATGTTATGCAGACACAATAGGGAGGGACCCGTGTTTCAGGGTTTTGAGGTCACAGATCCAACACTTGGTGTCCCAAAGCCCAAAAGCTCCCCAAAGAGGCCAACACAGCGGTACTTGCAAGGCCCAGACAAGTACCTGGTTCCTGTCATTTCCCCCCAGGCTCCGTGCTAACCTGGAAAGCACACAGGGTGACAAAATGGATCTCCGTGTTGACCGCCTCTAGGAGCAGTTGCATTTTGGACCCTGCTACAGCCTTCAGCTTCACCATGCAGCGTTGTGCCAGGAGCAGGCTCCACAGGGCTCTGCAGTGCTCATCCTGCAGAAAGCCCAGGGGCGGGGTCAGACCCTCTAGGGAGAAGAGGGGCAAGGACAGACCAGAGGACGAAGGGGTGTGGTTAGATGATTGAAGGAGAATGGGGGCTCCAGACCCCTGAGGGAGCAGGGAAGGGACCAGACGTCTGTGGGAGGGTGGGGCGTGGTTAAATGCTTGCGGGAGAGGAGGGGAGTGGCCAAAAactgaaagagggaggaggggctgAGCCAGACACCTGAAGATAGGTCAGGGTCAGAGGTTTGGGTCTAAGGAAGGAGAGGGTGGCCCACTAGCCTTGTCCCTGAAGGGTGGTGCATCTCGAGTCTGGTTCCCACCTCCATCCCAGGGCCCTCCCGTCTGTGACTCACGTCCTGAAGATTAGAGGCCACTGTGACCGGGTAATCTTGGAGCAGGTAGTCAGACTATGGAAGAAAAGAGGTGAGGCCCGACtgacaatggaaaacaaaactatggagtgagagatggagaaagagacccagagggacagagagaaagaatggggcacAGAGACTCAGGGAGAAAGAAACCGAGACCCAGAGAGGGAGTGACAGGAACtcagagaagaagagacagagaagaaaaaagagagagagagagagggagagggagggagggagagagaaagactttgagagggaggggcagatactccaagggagaaagacacagatatcCAGAAAGAGACTAAGATCCATAGAGGCGGGGCTAGAgaccacagagagagaaggggggacaGAGAtcaagggagggggagagaggaaaaagagacagcaggtatggtggcagatgcctttaatcccggcacttgggccgcagaagtagtaggatcactttgagtttcaggccagcctgagacaacatagtgaattccaggtcagcctgagctagagtgagaccttaccttgagaagcctaaataaataaatataaaaaagaaaagaaagaaagagaaaagagaagaagaaaggaaggaaggaaggacaggctCACCAGCTCGCGGATCTTGAAGGCGAAGGTGGAGGAGATGGGGTTGTCGCTGAAGTGGCAGTCTGgagtcccacgtaaaccagggctcagcagcaacagcagcagcaacagtgagGACTGCAGGACAGCTATGTCAGCATATGCCCTGCACCCCCGGGGTCCCCAGACCTGTCCTTCCTCCCCTTGGCCGAATCTCACTTCATCTTCCCTACGTCTGCCTCTCCTACACCTTGGAAGTGTGACCCATCGGTTCCCATCTTTCGCTCTCTCATGTCACCGTGCCAaagtctctctccccatccctctccaCACATCAAGACCCTAACCCCTGAACCTCCTCAGGCATACGCACAGTTGGGCTCCAGGCTGGCGCCAGCACTGTCATCTCTGCCAGGGGCCCCACATGCCTGTGGCCGGGTCTTGGGAGGGACAGAAGAGCGGGCCTCGGATCCGCACCCCGCAGCTCTTTCCCAGCCCGCCTCCGGGTTCCAACACCTCGCCCTGCCGCCCTTGATGTGGGTGCGTTTCCGCCTCCTGCTCCCCCAGGCTTCCTGCGTGAGCCCCAATGACTGTGAACAGTCATCTCCCCTTCTAAGAACCCTGACGTCCTTTCCCCAGAACTCTTGCTGGACCTTGCACCCAGTTCCCTCGGCCCTAGAGTGGGGACCCCGTGCCCGCCCCTCTGGGACCTGGAGTCCCATTCTCCTCACGCACTACACTTGCCCCAGCTGGGTGTGGAAGGACCAAACTGGGTGACAGCCAGAGACCAAAAGTGAAAGGGAATTTTAGGGGAGACCGGGCAGGGGTGGGACGGTGCCCCGACGGAGCGCGCCACCTGGCGGTGACCAATGGAGCCGTCGCTGGCCTCCTGGATGGCGCACccagtgcggggggggggggggtgtaaccCAGGATAGCTGGCTTCGAAGAGTGTAAAGAATGCGGCCAGTTCTTACGGCCTCAGTTGACAAGGCCATCTCCCGCCTAGAGCATCAAAGTGGCATGCTCTCTGAGCCCCCTGCCTCAGATCTCGCCCTCATCCACTGGTAAGGAGACAGAATCTGGGGACAACCTGTCAGCTGAGTCCCTAACAGGATTCCTGCTCCACTGAAGTCAACAATCTTCAGCCTGACAGGTGGCAAAGGCCTGCCCGCCCATCAGAGgcaactgaagcaggaggactgcaaaTACAAGgcctcagccaggcgtggtggcgcatgcctttaatcccagca carries:
- the Flt3lg gene encoding fms-related tyrosine kinase 3 ligand isoform X2; the protein is MTVHSHWGSRRKPGGAGGGNAPTSRAAGRGVGTRRRAGKELRGADPRPALLSLPRPGHRHVGPLAEMTVLAPAWSPTSSLLLLLLLLSPGLRGTPDCHFSDNPISSTFAFKIRELSDYLLQDYPVTVASNLQDDEHCRALWSLLLAQRCMVKLKAVAGSKMQLLLEAVNTEIHFVTLCAFQDTSMQLAALKPRITRWNFSRCLEVQCQPDSSTLLPPKSAGALGATALPPVRSPQLLLLLLLPASLLLLAAAYCLHWRRWRTPRSRQLVPPISHSQAVMLTEC
- the Flt3lg gene encoding fms-related tyrosine kinase 3 ligand isoform X1, producing the protein MTVHSHWGSRRKPGGAGGGNAPTSRAAGRGVGTRRRAGKELRGADPRPALLSLPRPGHRHVGPLAEMTVLAPAWSPTSSLLLLLLLLSPGLRGTPDCHFSDNPISSTFAFKIRELSDYLLQDYPVTVASNLQDDEHCRALWSLLLAQRCMVKLKAVAGSKMQLLLEAVNTEIHFVTLCAFQPLPRCLRLVQTNISHLLQDTSMQLAALKPRITRWNFSRCLEVQCQPDSSTLLPPKSAGALGATALPPVRSPQLLLLLLLPASLLLLAAAYCLHWRRWRTPRSRQLVPPISHSQAVMLTEC
- the Flt3lg gene encoding fms-related tyrosine kinase 3 ligand isoform X3 encodes the protein MTVHSHWGSRRKPGGAGGGNAPTSRAAGRGVGTRRRAGKELRGADPRPALLSLPRPGHRHVGPLAEMTVLAPAWSPTSSLLLLLLLLSPGLRGTPDCHFSDNPISSTFAFKIRELDEHCRALWSLLLAQRCMVKLKAVAGSKMQLLLEAVNTEIHFVTLCAFQPLPRCLRLVQTNISHLLQDTSMQLAALKPRITRWNFSRCLEVQCQPDSSTLLPPKSAGALGATALPPVRSPQLLLLLLLPASLLLLAAAYCLHWRRWRTPRSRQLVPPISHSQAVMLTEC